CTGGCTCAGGCGTGCGAAAGCATGACATCCAGGTACGCGCTGACCGGATTCTCGGCGGGAGCGCGATTAGCGCCGATGGTGCGGTATCAGCGCGTTACCGCCTATGTGACCGGCCGGCTTGAGGAAGTTGCCCAGCACATGGGTCTAAAACGTGTCACCAGCGGGGCCAATGTGAGCCTGATCGAGCCCTATGACGAGGGCGTGCTCTTTGGGGCCAGGGACGTGGACGGCAGGTGGATCGTCTCACCGCTGCAGGCCTATCTCGACCTGCTCAATTTCCGTGGCCGTGGTGAGGAGGCGGCCGAGGCCATTCTGGATCAGGTAGTGAAGCCGACATGGTGAGCCCGCGCGACGAATACACCGAAGATGCCGTCCAGGCTGCACGCCAGGTCATGTTGGAGCTCATCCGCATCCTTGGCGAGTACCGTGACTGTCTGGTCGTCGTGGGGGGCTGGGTGCCGGAGCTGGTGTTGGCCGCAGCGGGAGCAGCTCACATCGGCAGCAACGATGTCGATCTGGCCTTGGATCACAGAAAGCTGACCGAGGGAGGCCGGATACCGCACGATTCGTGAGCATCTGACCCGACGCGGGTATCGCCAGGGAAATCAGCCATTCATCTTCTTGCGCACGGTCATCGTAAACGGCCGCGAAATCACCGTTCACGTGGATCTCCTGTTTGGCGAGTACGGTGGCACGGCCAAGTCCCACCGGCATCAGCATGTTCAAGACGTGATGGTCAGGAAAAGCCGCGGCTGTGACCTGGCGCTGGACATCAACACCGAGGTCAAGCTGGAAGGCACGCTTCCCGGTGGCGCCCGGGATTCGGCTATCGTGCGCGTGGCCGGCATTGTCCCCTTCATCGTCATGAAGGGGATGGCTCTGGCTGCCCGCATGAAGGAAAAGGATGCGTGGGATATTCACTTCTGCCTGACGTACTTCCCCGGTGGCCTGGAGGCACTGGCGGATCGGTTTCGGCCCCATTTAAGCCACGCGCTCGTGCGTGAGGGGCTTGAGAAGATCAAGGAGAAGTTCGCCTCGCCCGCGGATAGCGGGCCCCAGTGGGTGGCTGATTTTGACGAGCTCACAGACCCACAGGATCGCGCGGCCCGGCAGCGTGACGCCTTCGAGCGCGTCAACCGGCTGCTGGAGCTGTTGGGGATCTGCTGAAAACCGCAGTGGCTCTGGCACCTGAGCGGAACTGTGGATCGGCAGCGTGACCGCTTATTGGATAGAATCGCACAAATTTGATAAAATGTGCATGCATTATTATCCGACAGTCTCAGCGGGGTCTGCCATGGCCACGACGACGAGCCAAGCCAAGAAGGCTTTTGCGAGACACGGCGGCATGCTCCGCACCAGCGAAGCCCTCGCGGAAGGTATCCACCCGCGCACGCTGTATGCCCTGCGCGATGCCGGGGAACTGGAGCAACTGGCGCGGGGGCTGTATCGACTGGCCAAGCTGCCACCGCTGAGTGAGCCAGACCTGGCCACGGTCGCCAAACGCATTCCGCAGGGCGTTGTCTGCCTGATCTCGGCCCTGGCTTACCACGAGCTGACGACTCAGATTCCGCACGAGGTCCACCTCGCGCTTCCACGCACCGCTCGTCACCCCTGTCTGGACTACCCGCCCCTGCATGTGTACCGGT
Above is a window of Phycisphaerae bacterium DNA encoding:
- a CDS encoding type IV toxin-antitoxin system AbiEi family antitoxin domain-containing protein — translated: MATTTSQAKKAFARHGGMLRTSEALAEGIHPRTLYALRDAGELEQLARGLYRLAKLPPLSEPDLATVAKRIPQGVVCLISALAYHELTTQIPHEVHLALPRTARHPCLDYPPLHVYRFSPAPFEAGVDTHMIDRVPVRVYNPEKTLADCFKYRNKIGLDVALEALRTYRGRRGARLQSVLEYARICRVEQVVRPYLEAMA